ACGGTTTTCAGCTGGAAACCATTGAAGAAGCCCGCCTGAAAAAGGTGCGAAAAACGCAACTGCAGCAGGCGACGAATGGTGCCGCCGATACGCTCAGCACACCCAACATGATGAACCAGCTTAAAGACCTGAAGGTCGGTGATTTGGTGCATCCCGGTACGAACGAAGGACGTTAATGATGAATCTGCCAATGACAGACAACGTTGTGGTCGTCGGTGAAACGGGGAGCGGTAAGACCGATGCAATGTGCAACAGCACAAAACGTATTTGTGTGCAATCAGACGTCGGTCAGCTCAGAAATATCTACGGCGGTGAGGGCTCAGAAAGTCTCGCTGAGGCCGTACGCAAGAGCTGTAATGTCTGGTTTCCCCTTAAACCATTCCACTCTCAGGGAGAGAAAAATGATGAGCAATAACGCAGGAATGATCCGTTTTCTGATGCTGACGCTGGGATTTACCGCCGCCTTTATGCACGTTTTTGGCGTCGGGTTGCTGCAATGGCAGATAAGCCATTCTTCTTTATATGCCTACACCCTCGCACTGAGTTCTGCCTCGTTATCCGGCACTGAGGGGCTCAACACGGTGTTATACACCGTAACCTGCCTGGCCATTGGCGCTTTTGCCGCTTGGGTCTTTGGCATTTGTTTGCAGGCCTGCGAGTACGCGCTGCATCTATTCCCGCGCCCAAAATGTCATGCCAACGACACCAACATAAAGCTCGACGTTGTGTGCGGGCGGAGAAATAAGCCATGAAACGTTTTCTTTTACTTCCCGTTCTGGGCAGCGCCCTGCTGCTGGCCGGCTGCGCCGGCGTCAGCGGTGACTTCGAGTGTGACGCCACGACCCGCGACCGCTGTATGACCATGGGGCAGGCTAACCA
This is a stretch of genomic DNA from Enterobacteriaceae bacterium Kacie_13. It encodes these proteins:
- a CDS encoding Clp protease: MCNSTKRICVQSDVGQLRNIYGGEGSESLAEAVRKSCNVWFPLKPFHSQGEKNDEQ